In a genomic window of Mangifera indica cultivar Alphonso unplaced genomic scaffold, CATAS_Mindica_2.1 Un_0048, whole genome shotgun sequence:
- the LOC123206741 gene encoding putative CCR4-associated factor 1 homolog 8, giving the protein MKEIREVWGSNVDSELQFFNQCLEQFNFLSFDTEFPGFLRNTPGMCLSLCYSDLKFNVDLMKIIQLGITLSDGKENICFTWEFNFSDFDLEKDAHAQESIDLLKKSGINFEKIRKDGVSREVFVPKFLRILSRHRNIKWVTFHGLYDLAYVLKLLLNKQTYAKIFIRVCGSGIHGVERKGTTHNAGSDSLLTATVFERMKMMSGFQEEVYSGCLYGISTRIGRRMKMVLPCYSPWMILAPARPPPAAIFRVRPVICAVPIICPVP; this is encoded by the exons ATGAAAGAAATTAGAGAAGTTTGGGGTTCCAATGTTGATTCAGAGCTACAATTCTTCAATCAGTGTTTAGAGCAATTTAATTTCCTATCTTTCGACACTGAGTTTCCGGGTTTTCTTCGAAACACTCCCGGGATGTGCCTGAGTCTCTGCTACAGTGATTTGAAGTTTAATGTCGATTTGATGAAGATCATCCAATTGGGCATCACACTTTCAGATGGCAAGGAGAATATATGTTTCACATGGGAGTTTAATTTTAGTGATTTTGATTTGGAGAAAGATGCACATGCCCAAGAATCGATTGATCTTTTGAAGAAGTCTGgaatcaattttgaaaagatcAGGAAGGATGGGGTATCAAGGGAAGTTTTTGTGCCCAAATTTTTGCGTATCTTGTCACGACATAGAAATATAAAGTGGGTCACTTTCCATGGCCTCTATGATTTGGCCTATGTTTTGAAACTGTTATTGAACAAACAAACCTATGCCAAGATCTTTATTCGAGTTTGTGGAAGTGGCATCCATG GCGTCGAGAGAAAAGGTACAACTCACAATGCTGGTTCTGATAGTCTCCTCACTGCCACTGTTTTTGAAAGAATGAAGATGATGTCTGGGTTTCAAGAAGAAGTTTATAGTGGATGTTTATACGGCATCAGTACTCGTATTGGAAGACGTATGAAAATGGTCCTTCCTTGCTATTCTCCATGGATGATTTTAGCTCCGGCCAGGCCTCCTCCTGCAGCCATCTTTCGTGTAAGACCAGTTATTTGTGCCGTGCCAATTATTTGTCCTGTACCGTGA
- the LOC123206752 gene encoding auxin-responsive protein IAA32-like, translating to MEGYGDFMEWSQATLQLKNPGRGFPGPIQDDDDEEAEGIQSKEKWACVKVNMDGVMVGRKICILDHGGYSSLAHKLEEMFGRNSASGLRLFQAGSEFSLFYQVREANWRPVGDVTWK from the exons ATGGAGGGATATGGGGACTTTATGGAATGGTCACAGGCTACTCTGCAGCTGAAGAATCCAGGCAGGGGATTTCCAGGGCCGATACAAGACGATGACGACGAGGAGGCAGAGGGAATCCAGAGCAAAGAGAAGTGGGCTTGTGTGAAGGTTAACATGGATGGAGTTATGGTGGGAAGAAAGATTTGCATTCTTGACCATGGAGGCTATTCTAGCCTGGCGCATAAATTGGAAGAAATGTTTG GGAGAAATTCTGCATCTGGGCTAAGATTATTCCAGGCTGGTTCAGAATTTTCACTGTTTTATCAGGTCAGGGAAGCGAATTGGAGGCCTGTTGGTGACGTTACCTGGAAGTAA